In one window of Gossypium hirsutum isolate 1008001.06 chromosome A01, Gossypium_hirsutum_v2.1, whole genome shotgun sequence DNA:
- the LOC121224376 gene encoding uncharacterized protein isoform X1 — MNYADRQVWKGEQSGEFTIRSAYKLLQDSSLNPSSIILQIELKNFYSKLWSLQLPTKITNTIWRIFWNYLPTLVNLRSRRVLINACCPRGCLGDKDCSHIFRQCLTSLEAWQMLNLSWVTNNSIPEFRDWLTWVLLQGTKEQSRLFCYALWLIWYSRNRLVHERIFIIGRQLAQNILSYKAELDEARTKQESSDLFRRNRSMEILPMIKIYFDAAFDKRTSRSASGVLMNFWHQSQSFTIMCHLRSRQKHLVQGEPNLHDSPSEGRWARDPD; from the exons ATGAACTATGCTGACCGTCAAGTTTGGAAGGGGGAACAATCTGGGGAATTCACCATTCGGagcgcctataaactattacaggaTTCTTCACTAAATCCTAGTAGCATTATATTACAGATCGAATTAAAAAATTTTTACAGCAAACTTTGGAGCCTACAACTTCCTACAAAAATCACAAATACAATTTGGCGTATCTTTTGGAATTATTTGCCCACACTTGTAAACCTTAGGAGCAGAAGGGTGCTCATAAATGCTTGCTGCCCCCGCGGTTGTTTGGGGGATAAAGACTGCTCGCACATATTTAGACAATGTCTTACAAGTTTAGAAGCTTGGCAGATGTTAAACCTTTCATGGGTTACCAACAACTCAATACCTGAGTTTCGGGATTGGCTTACCTGGGTACTTCTGCAGGGAACTAAGGAGCAGAGTCGACTCTTTTGCTATGCTCTATGGCTAATATGGTACTCCAGAAATCGGCTAGTACATGAACGGATATTTATCATAGGAAGACAACTAGCACAGAACATTCTAAGTTACAAGGCTGAGCTAGATGAGGCAAGAACTAAGCAAGAATCATCAGATTTATTTCGAAGAAACAGAAGCATGGAAATCTTACCAATGATTAAGATATATTTCGACGCTGCGTTCGACAAGCGAACTTCCAGATCTGCCTCCGGAGTGTTGATGAACTTTTGGCATCAAAGTCAGTCCTTCACAATAATGTGCCATCTCCGTTCGCGGCAGAAACAT CTGGTACAAGGAGAACCGAATTTGCATGACTCGCCTTCGGAAGGTCGTTGGGCAAGAGATCCAGACTAG
- the LOC121224376 gene encoding uncharacterized protein isoform X2 translates to MNYADRQVWKGEQSGEFTIRSAYKLLQDSSLNPSSIILQIELKNFYSKLWSLQLPTKITNTIWRIFWNYLPTLVNLRSRRVLINACCPRGCLGDKDCSHIFRQCLTSLEAWQMLNLSWVTNNSIPEFRDWLTWVLLQGTKEQSRLFCYALWLIWYSRNRLVHERIFIIGRQLAQNILSYKAELDEARTKQESSDLFRRNRSMEILPMIKIYFDAAFDKRTSRSASGVLMNFWHQSQSFTIMCHLRSRQKHLLPGTRRTEFA, encoded by the exons ATGAACTATGCTGACCGTCAAGTTTGGAAGGGGGAACAATCTGGGGAATTCACCATTCGGagcgcctataaactattacaggaTTCTTCACTAAATCCTAGTAGCATTATATTACAGATCGAATTAAAAAATTTTTACAGCAAACTTTGGAGCCTACAACTTCCTACAAAAATCACAAATACAATTTGGCGTATCTTTTGGAATTATTTGCCCACACTTGTAAACCTTAGGAGCAGAAGGGTGCTCATAAATGCTTGCTGCCCCCGCGGTTGTTTGGGGGATAAAGACTGCTCGCACATATTTAGACAATGTCTTACAAGTTTAGAAGCTTGGCAGATGTTAAACCTTTCATGGGTTACCAACAACTCAATACCTGAGTTTCGGGATTGGCTTACCTGGGTACTTCTGCAGGGAACTAAGGAGCAGAGTCGACTCTTTTGCTATGCTCTATGGCTAATATGGTACTCCAGAAATCGGCTAGTACATGAACGGATATTTATCATAGGAAGACAACTAGCACAGAACATTCTAAGTTACAAGGCTGAGCTAGATGAGGCAAGAACTAAGCAAGAATCATCAGATTTATTTCGAAGAAACAGAAGCATGGAAATCTTACCAATGATTAAGATATATTTCGACGCTGCGTTCGACAAGCGAACTTCCAGATCTGCCTCCGGAGTGTTGATGAACTTTTGGCATCAAAGTCAGTCCTTCACAATAATGTGCCATCTCCGTTCGCGGCAGAAACAT CTCTTACCTGGTACAAGGAGAACCGAATTTGCATGA
- the LOC121224463 gene encoding uncharacterized protein, protein MAREGRGAKWGGHGLGSGSGSGQCSYKRITVIVCSVNIVIALYVLHSLYSSLYIYSNKDHDVVMHTSDHIKQMEESVRIRRASEPIELVKLVKRLKHGFSSEEPMAEAELPQAVKNKITDEILQRLRSLRPNASVSEQHEAVETWRNEKLKEAKNLALGGERLDSTLLREEAGNLVKVLESNWAALSEEIGLWIPNEIKNQEHNDKPEDVEDTDDPEQILAGRPPLPECRTELHTDYDGDCVRWGLTHHKESAADCCQACLDQAKAAKPGEKKCNIWVYCPSETGCYSPDKYEHKHMECWLKYSEKPSLNFKDRYPEGYRNSHRNVPVIVPWVSGVISV, encoded by the exons ATGGCTAGAGAAGGCAGAGGAGCCAAATGGGGTGGTCATGGTTTGGGTTCAGGTTCAGGTTCGGGTCAGTGCTCCTATAAAAGGATCACTGTGATTGTTTGCTCCGTTAACATTGTTATTGCTCTCTATGTTCTTCATTCTCTCTATTCTTCTCTCTACATTTATTCCAACAAAGATCATGATG ttgtaATGCATACATCAGATCATATTAAACAAATGGAAGAATCAGTTAGGATTCGAAGAGCCAGTGAACCTATAGAGCTTGTTAAATTG GTAAAACGATTAAAGCATGGATTTTCGAGTGAAGAACCAATGGCTGAAGCTGAACTGCCCCAAGCAGTTAAGAATAAGATAACTGATGAGATACTGCAAAGATTGAGAAGCTTGAGACCAAATGCCAGTGTCAGTGAGCAGCATG AAGCGGTTGAAACCTGGCGCAATGAGAAACTGAAAGAAGCCAAAAATTTAGCCCTTGGAGGAGAGAGATTGGATTCAACTCTTCTGCGAGAGGAAGCAG GGAATTTAGTAAAAGTCTTGGAGTCAAATTGGGCTGCACTGTCAGAAGAGATTGGCCTTTGGATTCCCAATGAAATCAAGAATCAAGAACATAATGATAAGCCTGAGGACGTGGAAGATACTG ATGATCCAGAACAAATTTTAGCTGGGAGGCCTCCTCTGCCGGAGTGCCGTACTGAACTTCACACTGATTATGATGGTGATTGTGTTCGATGGGGTCTTACACATCACAAAGAAAGTGCAGCTGATTGCTGCCAGGCTTGTTTAGATCAGGCGAAAGCTGCGAAACCGGGTGAAAAGAAATGCAATATATGGGTTTATTGTCCATCCGAGACCGGTTGCTATTCCCCAGATAAATATGAACACAAACACATGGAGTGCTGGCTGAAATAC TCTGAGAAGCCAAGTCTGAACTTTAAGGACCGATACCCTGAAGGTTATAGAAACAGCCACCGGAATGTTCCTGTTATTGTTCCTTGGGTATCTGGTGTCATTAGTGTCTGA